In the Candidatus Electrothrix sp. GW3-4 genome, one interval contains:
- a CDS encoding nucleotidyltransferase family protein has product MRKNSILATLKDEKEHIERCFSVNSIGLFGSYARDDIHSKSDIDILVTFSEPTFDHYMELKFYLEDLFGRPVDLVMEQTVKKRLKKMIQQETLYV; this is encoded by the coding sequence ATGAGAAAAAATAGTATTTTGGCGACGCTAAAAGATGAAAAAGAGCATATTGAGCGGTGTTTTTCAGTAAACAGCATCGGCCTGTTCGGCTCGTATGCCCGCGATGACATACACAGCAAAAGCGATATAGATATCCTGGTCACTTTTTCGGAACCGACCTTTGACCATTATATGGAACTGAAATTTTATCTGGAAGACCTCTTCGGGAGACCGGTTGATCTCGTTATGGAGCAGACCGTAAAAAAACGACTGAAAAAGATGATTCAACAGGAAACCCTGTATGTATAG